One window from the genome of Nicotiana sylvestris chromosome 9, ASM39365v2, whole genome shotgun sequence encodes:
- the LOC138877382 gene encoding uncharacterized protein has product MDNKRIIIKGHSGRHFPKASTISKVKLKGLSVPVTLGVTLLHKEFNYPWYRRITTSQVVKGHALADHLAENPVGGAYEPLKTYFPDEEVSFVGEDITEAYDGWRMFFDGATNFKGVGIRVVLVLETGQHYPVSAKLRFSCTNNMAEYEAYILGRNMAVDMNVPELLVIDDSDLLVHQVQGERATKNSKILPYLHHVQELRKRFTKIEFQHVPRIQNEFANTLATLSSMIKHPYKNYIDPIPVKIHNQLTYCAHIEEEMDGKAWFHDIKEYLSKGEYPEHANHT; this is encoded by the exons atggacaacaaaagaataatcattaaaggtcattcaggaagacacttccctaaagcGAGCACTataagcaaagttaagcttaagggactaagtgttccagttacactaggtgtgaCCCTTTTGCATAAGGAATTcaattatccttggtacagaagaattACCACAAGTCAA GTAGTCAAAGGACatgcattggcagatcaccttgctgaaaatccggtgggaggagcatatgaacctttgaaaacttattttcctgatgaagaagtgtcatttgtAGGGGAAGatattaccgaagcatacgatggttggaggatgttcttcgatggagccacAAATTTTAAAGGAGTGGGCATCAGAGTAGTTTTGGTATTAGAAACGGGTCAACactatccggtatctgctaaactcagattttcttgcaccaacaacatggcggaatatgaaGCCTACATACTAGGGCGCAACATGGCCGTCGACATGAACGTTCCGGAGCTGCTGGTGATcgatgattcagatttgcttgtgcaccaggtacaaggagagcgGGCCAcaaagaattccaagatattgccatatctgcaccatgtgcaggaattgagaaagaggttcacgaagatagaattccaacatgtgcccagaattcaaaatgagtttgccaatacattggccaccttgtcatctatgataaaACATCCatataagaattatattgatcccattccggtgaagaTCCATAATCAGCTGACATATTGTGCTCAtattgaagaagaaatggatggaaaggcttggttccatgacatcaaggaatacttatcaaaaggagaatacccggagcatgcaaatcacacctag